One stretch of Cygnus atratus isolate AKBS03 ecotype Queensland, Australia chromosome 26, CAtr_DNAZoo_HiC_assembly, whole genome shotgun sequence DNA includes these proteins:
- the ANGPTL4 gene encoding angiopoietin-related protein 4, translating into MQLTGAALVLCAAAAAGMAVAPAPAPGPAPAPVPAPGRAGSERRAAAGGKERRAQFASWDEVNVIAHGLLQLGHGLKEHVDRTKGQMRELGSRLSAHNSSMGRLLRQARETQEQGELLRASVRELEGRGRQLFNLSEALRQRLEEVAADKAEIQGRLEQLESRVRQALQARPAENQSAKDLGALQTLMDAQNSRIEELLQKIKQQQYKLDKQNLQIKSLQSKVNLLIPLHLKDNKTQSPKWKINLKKSLSHTNQSQNASVESVLTQKLPEDCQQLFLAGQQSSGIFQVQPSGSQPFKVYCDMTAEGGWTVIQRRTDGSVDFDQLWDAYKNGFGDLRGDFWLGLEKIHHLVQEGRYNLLIELEDWEGNSQAVQFEFSLGGESTAYTLNLLGPLSGELENAIGDFRQLPFSTRDRDHDLKADTNCAKHLSGGWWFSTCGHANLNGKYFRSIPRQRHERKQGIFWKTWKGRYYPLKSTSMKIQPTALEAEP; encoded by the exons ATGCAGCTCACGGGGGCAGCGCTGGTGCTGTgcgccgcggcggcggcgggcatGGCGgtggcaccggcaccggcacctggaccggcaccggcaccggtACCGGCACCGGGACGAGCCGGGAGCgagcggcgggcggcggcgggcggcaaGGAGCGGCGGGCGCAGTTCGCCTCCTGGGACGAGGTGAACGTGATCGCCCACGGGCTGCTGCAGCTCGGCCACGGCCTGAAGGAGCATGTGGACAGGACCAAGGGGCAGATGCGGGAGCTCGGCAGCCGCCTGAGCGCCCACAACAGCTCCATGGGGCGGCTGCTGCGCCAAGCCCGGGAGACGCAGGAGCAGGGCGAGCTGCTGCGGGCCAGCGTGCGGGAGCTGGAGGGCCGCGGGCGGCAGCTCTTCAACCTCTCCGAGGCGCTGCGGCAGCGCCTGGAGGAGGTGGCGGCCGACAAAGCCGAGATCCAGGGCcggctggagcagctggagagccGCGTCCGGCAGGCGCTGCAGGCGCGGCCGGCCGAGAACCAGAGCGCCAAGGACCTGGGAGCGCTGCAG ACCCTGATGGATGCCCAGAACTCCCGAATCGAGGAGCTCTTGCAGAAGatcaagcagcagcagtacaaGCTGGACAAGCAGAATCTGCAGATTAAAAGCCTGCAGAGCAAG gTCAACCTACTGATCCCCTTACACCTGAAGGACAACAAAACGCAGTCTCCGAAGTGGAAGATAAACCTGAAGAAAAGCCTCAGCCACACCAACCAAAGCCAGAACGCGAGCGTGGAGTCTGTGCTGACGCAGA agctcccagaggactgccagcagctcttcctGGCCGGGCAGCAAAGCAGCGGCATCTTCCAGGTGCAGCCCTCGGGGTCTCAGCCCTTCAAAGTCTACTGCGACATGACTGCAG AAGGTGGCTGGACAGTGATCCAGAGGCGTACAGATGGCTCTGTAGACTTTGACCAGCTTTGGGATGCCTACAAGAATGGCTTTGGAGACCTTCGTG gTGACTTCTGGCTGGGTCTGGAGAAGATCCATCACCTTGTCCAGGAGGGAAGGTACAACCTCCTGATCGAGCTGGAGGACTGGGAGGGAAATTCCCAGGCAGTTCAGTTTGAGTTCAGCCTTGGTGGAGAGAGCACAGCCTACACTCTCAACCTGCTGGGACCTCTGTCTGGAGAACTGGAAAACGCCATTGGGGACTTCAGGCAGCTACCCTTCTCCACTCGGGATCGTGACCACGACCTCAAAGCTGACACAAACTGTGCCAAGCACCTCTCAG GTGGCTGGTGGTTCAGCACCTGTGGCCATGCCAACCTCAACGGGAAGTATTTCCGCTCCATCCCTCGCCAGAGGCACGAGCGCAAGCAGGGCATCTTCTGGAAGACATGGAAAGGCAGGTACTACCCTCTGAAGTCCACCAGCATGAAAATCCAACCCACAGCACTGGAAGCAGAGCCCTGA